Proteins co-encoded in one Schaalia radingae genomic window:
- a CDS encoding Cgl0159 family (beta/alpha)8-fold protein, with protein MVAIREIPEIRMYEPQRIAQALESRKPGELKKGDKLMIIACDHPARGALGAGSDDMAMASRIDVLERCVEALSRPGVNGFLGTADMIEDLTLLGALDGKLVYGSMNRVGLRGSKFEMDDQFNCYDPDGIEKARLDGGKTLTRICLEDPATANTLKATADAINAMSDRGLVTMIEPFMSKWVDGSVVNDLTPDAVIKSMAIASGLGRTSAYTWLKLPCVDDMERVMEAATLPSLILGGEVSKDADVTLEKWHVALQQPNVFGLVIGRSLLFPTDGDVTKAVDNTVELL; from the coding sequence ATGGTAGCTATCAGGGAAATTCCCGAGATCAGGATGTATGAACCGCAGCGGATTGCGCAAGCTTTGGAATCACGCAAGCCGGGCGAGTTGAAGAAAGGCGACAAGCTCATGATCATCGCCTGTGACCACCCTGCGCGCGGCGCGCTGGGAGCAGGAAGCGATGACATGGCGATGGCCAGCCGCATCGACGTGCTCGAGCGTTGCGTGGAAGCATTGAGCAGACCCGGTGTCAACGGCTTCCTGGGTACGGCTGACATGATTGAGGATCTCACGTTGCTGGGAGCTCTGGACGGAAAACTTGTCTACGGCTCGATGAACCGCGTGGGCTTGCGCGGCTCGAAGTTCGAAATGGACGACCAATTCAACTGCTACGATCCGGACGGCATTGAAAAGGCCAGGCTGGACGGTGGCAAGACGCTGACGCGTATCTGCCTGGAAGACCCCGCCACGGCCAACACCCTCAAGGCGACAGCCGATGCAATCAACGCAATGTCGGACAGGGGACTGGTCACCATGATCGAACCCTTCATGTCGAAGTGGGTGGACGGCTCCGTCGTGAACGACCTGACTCCTGATGCCGTCATCAAGTCGATGGCTATTGCTTCGGGCCTGGGTCGCACATCCGCCTATACTTGGTTGAAGTTGCCATGTGTCGATGACATGGAGCGCGTCATGGAAGCTGCGACACTACCGTCGCTGATCCTGGGCGGCGAGGTGTCCAAGGATGCTGACGTGACACTGGAGAAGTGGCACGTCGCCCTGCAACAACCGAACGTCTTTGGCCTGGTCATCGGGCGGTCCCTTCTGTTCCCGACCGATGGCGATGTCACCAAAGCTGTCGACAATACTGTGGAGTTACTGTGA
- a CDS encoding response regulator has product MILIVEDDPALARAMTVNLTARKYQVLTATTGEEALVMVADNPIEAVLLDLGLPHMSGLDVIDGIRGWSDVPIIVVTARHETYTKIEALDRGADDYVTKPFALGELLARLRANLRRRTSGSPSPVVTTTDGRLTIDLAAKTATVNGTPVRLTPHEWGIVSYLVNHPNQLVRKDELLENVWGPEYTNGAGYVRVYMSQIRQKLEEDSSAPRYFLTEPGLGHRFVLGS; this is encoded by the coding sequence ATGATTCTCATCGTCGAGGACGATCCGGCACTGGCCAGGGCCATGACCGTTAACCTCACGGCCCGCAAATACCAGGTGCTCACGGCAACGACCGGGGAGGAGGCGCTCGTCATGGTCGCCGACAACCCGATCGAGGCCGTCCTCCTCGACCTCGGCCTGCCGCACATGAGCGGCCTCGACGTCATCGACGGGATCCGCGGCTGGTCAGACGTCCCGATCATCGTCGTGACCGCCCGCCACGAAACCTACACGAAGATCGAGGCGCTCGATCGCGGCGCCGACGACTACGTGACCAAGCCCTTCGCGCTCGGGGAGCTCCTTGCGCGTTTGCGCGCCAACCTCAGGCGGCGAACGTCGGGCTCCCCCTCCCCCGTCGTGACCACCACCGACGGTCGCCTCACGATCGACCTCGCCGCAAAAACCGCGACCGTCAACGGCACGCCCGTGCGCCTAACCCCGCACGAGTGGGGCATCGTGAGCTACCTCGTGAACCACCCCAATCAGCTCGTGCGCAAGGACGAACTGCTCGAGAACGTGTGGGGCCCCGAATACACGAACGGGGCCGGCTACGTGCGCGTCTACATGTCGCAGATCCGCCAGAAACTCGAGGAGGATTCCTCCGCCCCGCGCTACTTCCTCACCGAGCCGGGCCTCGGCCACCGCTTCGTGCTTGGCAGCTAG
- a CDS encoding potassium-transporting ATPase subunit F: protein MPGPRIGGEPAVTILDIAWLLICAAAIVYVTYALIRPERFG, encoded by the coding sequence ATGCCTGGGCCTCGCATCGGCGGTGAGCCTGCTGTGACCATCCTCGATATCGCCTGGCTGCTCATCTGCGCAGCCGCAATCGTGTACGTGACCTATGCACTCATTCGACCGGAAAGGTTCGGGTAG
- a CDS encoding integrase core domain-containing protein, translated as MVETFTTTTRTYGYPRSTLTDNAMVYSTRHARGARAQNRQRNAFEQLLHDLCIIQKNGLLGHPTTQGKIERYHYTLEKWLAAQPSAPTITSLHNQLDTFTRIYNYERPHRVFNRRTPHTVYTTTPPAHPTTELFERIWRI; from the coding sequence GTGGTGGAAACCTTTACCACCACGACGCGCACCTACGGGTACCCGCGCTCCACACTGACCGACAACGCCATGGTCTACAGCACGCGCCACGCGCGCGGAGCACGCGCCCAAAACCGCCAACGCAACGCGTTTGAACAACTCCTTCACGACCTGTGCATCATTCAGAAAAACGGGCTCCTCGGCCATCCCACCACACAAGGAAAAATCGAACGCTACCACTACACGCTCGAAAAATGGCTCGCCGCCCAACCATCAGCCCCAACCATCACCAGCCTGCACAACCAACTCGACACATTCACCCGCATCTACAACTACGAACGCCCCCACAGAGTCTTCAACAGGCGCACCCCACACACCGTGTACACAACCACACCACCCGCACACCCCACCACCGAGCTATTCGAGAGGATCTGGCGAATATGA
- the kdpA gene encoding potassium-transporting ATPase subunit KdpA — MAFIQILVLIAALVAVHRPLGAYMARTFTSERHLWPERLVYRFAGIRTDREHSWRIYLRNILAVSLLSVLGLYILQRVQQWLPMAHGLGPVEETQAWNTATSFVTNTNWQSYGGETTMSHLTQMLGMSFQNFISAAVGICVAIVIIRGIARHGTDKLGNFWVDLVRCNFRILLPIAFIGAILLIAGGAIQNFNAAQHVHTLTGGTQIIPGGPVASQEAIKELGTNGGGFFNANSAHPFENPNGLTNLIEIFLILLIPFALPRTYGIMVGDKRQGWAVLGAMAVLAIGSLAATTSLQLHFAGDHLAAMEGKEARFGIVGSSLFATATTLTSTGAVDSMHSSYEPISGGVLIFNMLLGEIAPGGVGSGLYGMLVIAIMSVFISGLMVGRTPVYMGKRIGPTEVKLLSLYILVVPVLVLVGSAVAIALPSTAASLANGGPHGFSEVLYAFTSASNNNGSAFAGLNANTPFFNVALGLAMLLGRFLPMLFVVALAGKLASKKVVATNRGTLRTHTPLFAGVMTGIALIVTGLSFLPTLALGPLAEGLM; from the coding sequence ATGGCGTTCATTCAAATCCTCGTTCTCATCGCGGCACTCGTCGCGGTGCATCGACCGCTCGGCGCGTACATGGCGCGCACCTTTACCTCTGAGCGCCACCTGTGGCCGGAGCGGCTCGTGTACCGCTTCGCGGGGATCCGAACAGACCGAGAGCACTCGTGGCGAATTTACCTTCGCAACATTCTCGCCGTCTCCCTCCTGAGTGTGCTCGGCCTCTACATCCTGCAGCGCGTTCAGCAGTGGCTGCCCATGGCGCACGGCCTCGGCCCCGTCGAAGAGACGCAGGCGTGGAACACGGCAACCTCGTTCGTGACCAACACGAACTGGCAGTCGTACGGCGGTGAAACGACGATGTCCCATCTCACGCAGATGCTGGGCATGTCGTTCCAGAACTTCATTTCGGCCGCCGTCGGAATCTGCGTGGCTATCGTGATCATCCGCGGTATTGCCCGCCACGGCACGGATAAGCTCGGTAACTTCTGGGTTGACCTCGTGCGCTGTAACTTCCGCATCCTTTTGCCGATCGCGTTCATCGGCGCGATCCTTCTGATCGCCGGCGGCGCCATCCAGAACTTCAACGCCGCCCAGCACGTGCACACCCTCACCGGTGGAACACAGATCATTCCCGGCGGGCCCGTCGCGAGCCAGGAAGCGATCAAGGAGCTCGGCACGAACGGTGGCGGTTTCTTCAACGCGAACTCCGCGCACCCGTTCGAGAATCCGAACGGCCTCACAAATCTCATCGAGATCTTCCTGATCCTGCTTATCCCGTTCGCCCTCCCCCGCACCTACGGAATCATGGTGGGCGACAAGCGTCAGGGCTGGGCTGTTCTCGGCGCGATGGCTGTTCTCGCGATCGGTTCGCTCGCCGCCACGACCTCCCTCCAGCTTCACTTCGCGGGCGATCATCTCGCCGCGATGGAGGGCAAGGAGGCGCGCTTCGGGATCGTCGGTTCGAGCCTGTTTGCGACCGCGACGACGCTCACCTCAACGGGCGCCGTGGACTCGATGCACTCCTCCTACGAGCCGATTTCCGGCGGCGTGTTGATCTTCAACATGCTTCTCGGTGAAATTGCGCCGGGCGGCGTCGGTTCCGGCCTGTACGGGATGCTCGTCATCGCGATCATGAGCGTGTTCATCAGCGGGCTCATGGTGGGCCGCACGCCGGTCTACATGGGTAAACGCATCGGCCCGACCGAGGTCAAGCTTTTGAGCCTGTACATCCTCGTCGTGCCCGTGCTCGTGCTCGTGGGATCGGCAGTCGCCATCGCCCTGCCGTCGACGGCGGCGTCGCTCGCCAACGGCGGCCCCCACGGCTTCAGCGAGGTGCTTTACGCGTTCACGTCGGCGTCCAACAACAATGGTTCCGCCTTCGCGGGCCTCAATGCGAACACGCCGTTCTTCAACGTGGCGCTGGGCCTCGCCATGCTGCTTGGCCGCTTCCTGCCGATGCTGTTCGTGGTGGCGCTCGCGGGCAAGCTCGCCTCCAAGAAGGTTGTCGCGACCAACCGCGGCACCCTGCGCACTCACACACCTCTCTTTGCAGGCGTCATGACCGGCATCGCGCTCATCGTGACCGGCCTGTCTTTCCTTCCGACGCTCGCTCTTGGACCACTTGCTGAAGGACTCATGTAA
- a CDS encoding GntR family transcriptional regulator produces the protein MTTTKSDEEHLDEPFILEITINRDSPVALHQQISVPLERMITKGEILPGQTIEDEVSLANRLQISRPTVRRAFQDLVTKGLLSRRRGVGTRVSPSPVQRQVKLSSLNEDLIKAGHTTRTEVLRYEVRFADEDISKKLACDEGTEIVFFERLRWLDNSRLALMQNYVPSDIAPSLTDLARDGFYHCLAQSGVHLQSGYQQIGAKNASDYEAEILHVDPSAALVTMKRTSYDESGRIVEYATHCYDAAQYAVTMPLVTA, from the coding sequence ATGACAACTACCAAGTCAGACGAGGAACACCTCGACGAGCCCTTTATCCTCGAAATCACCATTAATCGTGACTCGCCGGTTGCTCTGCATCAGCAGATTTCTGTACCACTGGAACGCATGATCACCAAGGGTGAGATCCTGCCCGGCCAGACAATTGAGGACGAGGTGTCACTGGCGAACCGCTTGCAGATCTCCCGCCCGACGGTTCGACGCGCATTCCAGGATCTGGTGACGAAAGGACTGCTGTCGCGACGTCGCGGTGTCGGAACGCGGGTCTCCCCCAGCCCGGTTCAACGCCAGGTGAAGCTGTCAAGTCTGAACGAGGACCTCATCAAAGCCGGCCACACCACCCGCACGGAAGTCCTGCGCTACGAGGTGCGTTTTGCTGATGAGGACATCAGTAAGAAACTCGCGTGCGATGAGGGGACGGAAATTGTGTTCTTCGAGCGTTTGCGGTGGCTCGATAACTCTCGCCTTGCCTTGATGCAGAACTACGTGCCCTCCGACATTGCCCCGTCGCTGACCGACCTGGCACGCGACGGCTTCTACCATTGCCTGGCCCAATCTGGTGTCCACCTCCAGTCGGGCTATCAGCAGATCGGAGCGAAGAATGCCTCAGACTATGAGGCGGAGATTCTGCACGTTGATCCGTCGGCTGCCCTCGTCACCATGAAGCGAACGTCGTATGACGAGTCGGGGCGGATCGTCGAGTACGCGACGCACTGCTACGACGCTGCGCAGTATGCCGTGACGATGCCGCTGGTGACGGCCTAG
- a CDS encoding DUF4118 domain-containing protein, with protein MNTVRGVLKVYLGAAPGVGKTCAMLEEAHDRLKGGEDVVVGVVETHGRSGTAARLEGLPVIPPRRVSYRGSTYDELDVPAIIERKPDVVLVDELAHTVHGEDTTAKRWQDVHRLLDAGINVISTVNIQHLESLNDVVTNITGHVQNETIPDPVLREAEEVELIDLSPDALRVRLRQGQVYGPATVDAALSKFFRKGNLTALRELALLWLADQVDDGLEKYRSEEGIKEPWAARERILVAVGGGQKTAALIRRGRRIAGRIAGRELLVVHVLAADGPPRMSPEQMSEARSLTESLGGSWHVLSGDDVPRTLLDFATTVNASQLVVGASRQGFAQRLLMRSTSATIIDGAGDIDVHIVAVDPPATHWSAPAPSTSLSPARLATGWVLATILTIVVTLANLALGDPTAHLPTAIMSFVLASVVVALVGGLWPALATAIGGALLLNWFFTAPTHTLSITEPKNIFLLIVFVLVAVLVAQVVDGAVSRQRESQEARRHAQLMTELARSVIRDGIGIQEILEQIATTFGQDGVALANVEGTTLVPDYEVGIRIESVTLADEAFSLDDQHVLALVGRPLTSSEQQLLEAYSGRLVSLMTQEQLNRTRTQARQLEAANSVRTALLTAVSHDLRTPLATIKTAVSGLLLDDVDLPRDAQVELLRTIESSSDRLDRIVADLLDMSRIHTNKLKVKAVTIGPAELVAQTLRHMDPSLVPPSLDERVPRELPAITTDAALMERVLENLISNAAKHTDSGVTIDATQDGERILIRVIDYGPGLTEESKARLFTPFTRFGDTTNSHGLGLGAAVARGLAEGVGGTLTADDTPGGGLTMVLSLPLTITPATTDSVPTPAHETTTVGSAS; from the coding sequence ATGAACACGGTGCGCGGTGTACTCAAGGTGTATCTGGGGGCTGCCCCCGGCGTAGGTAAGACCTGCGCGATGCTCGAGGAGGCCCACGACCGCCTGAAGGGCGGGGAGGACGTCGTCGTGGGCGTCGTTGAAACCCACGGGCGTTCGGGGACCGCCGCGAGGCTTGAGGGGCTGCCGGTGATTCCGCCTCGGCGGGTGAGCTATCGCGGCTCGACGTATGACGAGCTTGATGTTCCGGCGATTATCGAGCGTAAGCCCGACGTCGTTCTCGTGGACGAGCTCGCTCATACCGTGCACGGCGAGGATACGACGGCGAAGCGCTGGCAGGATGTGCACCGTTTGCTCGATGCGGGCATCAACGTCATCTCAACCGTGAACATTCAGCACCTCGAGTCCCTCAACGACGTGGTCACGAACATTACGGGCCACGTGCAAAACGAGACGATTCCCGATCCGGTCCTGCGCGAAGCGGAGGAGGTCGAGCTGATCGACCTGAGCCCCGATGCGCTGCGCGTGCGGCTGCGGCAGGGGCAGGTGTACGGGCCCGCGACCGTGGATGCGGCGCTCAGCAAGTTTTTCCGCAAGGGGAACCTCACGGCGCTTCGCGAGCTCGCGCTTTTGTGGCTCGCCGATCAGGTCGACGATGGTCTCGAGAAGTACCGCAGCGAGGAAGGCATCAAGGAGCCGTGGGCGGCGCGCGAGAGGATCCTCGTGGCCGTGGGCGGCGGCCAGAAGACTGCCGCCCTCATTCGCCGTGGCCGCCGCATCGCCGGGCGGATCGCCGGCCGCGAGCTCCTCGTCGTTCACGTCCTCGCGGCGGATGGCCCGCCGCGCATGTCGCCCGAACAGATGAGCGAAGCGCGTTCCCTCACCGAATCTCTCGGCGGCTCGTGGCACGTGCTTTCGGGCGATGACGTCCCGCGCACGCTCCTCGATTTCGCCACGACCGTGAACGCGAGCCAGCTCGTTGTGGGAGCTTCGCGTCAGGGCTTCGCGCAGCGGCTGCTCATGCGGTCCACGAGCGCCACGATTATCGACGGTGCCGGCGACATCGACGTGCACATCGTCGCCGTAGACCCGCCCGCCACGCACTGGTCGGCTCCTGCGCCGTCCACGAGCCTCTCCCCCGCGCGGCTCGCGACAGGCTGGGTACTCGCGACCATTCTCACGATCGTCGTCACCCTCGCGAACCTCGCGCTCGGCGATCCCACGGCGCACCTGCCCACGGCGATTATGAGCTTCGTGCTCGCGTCCGTCGTCGTCGCCCTCGTGGGTGGCCTGTGGCCGGCTCTCGCGACGGCCATCGGCGGCGCGCTATTGCTCAACTGGTTTTTCACCGCGCCCACGCACACGCTGTCCATCACGGAACCGAAGAACATCTTCCTGCTCATCGTGTTCGTGCTCGTCGCGGTCCTCGTCGCCCAGGTCGTCGACGGCGCTGTGAGCCGCCAGCGCGAGTCCCAGGAGGCGCGCCGGCACGCGCAGCTCATGACGGAGCTTGCCCGCTCCGTGATCCGCGACGGGATCGGCATTCAGGAGATCCTCGAGCAGATCGCCACAACGTTCGGCCAGGATGGCGTCGCCCTCGCCAACGTCGAGGGCACGACGCTCGTGCCCGACTACGAAGTGGGCATCCGGATCGAATCGGTCACGCTCGCCGACGAAGCCTTTTCGCTCGACGACCAGCACGTTCTCGCCCTCGTTGGCCGCCCGCTCACGTCGAGTGAGCAGCAACTCCTCGAAGCCTATTCGGGCCGGCTCGTGAGCCTCATGACCCAGGAGCAGCTCAACCGGACCCGCACGCAGGCCCGGCAGCTCGAGGCCGCGAACTCCGTGCGTACGGCGCTTTTGACGGCCGTCTCGCACGACTTGCGCACCCCGCTCGCGACGATTAAAACGGCCGTCTCCGGTCTCCTCCTCGACGACGTTGATCTTCCCCGCGACGCACAGGTGGAGCTTCTGCGCACGATCGAATCGTCCTCGGACAGGCTGGATCGGATCGTCGCGGACCTCCTGGATATGTCGCGCATCCACACGAATAAGCTCAAGGTTAAGGCAGTCACCATCGGACCCGCCGAACTGGTTGCCCAAACCCTCCGCCACATGGACCCCTCCCTCGTGCCGCCTTCGCTCGACGAGCGCGTCCCGCGCGAACTGCCGGCAATCACGACGGATGCGGCGCTCATGGAACGCGTGCTCGAGAACCTCATCAGCAACGCCGCCAAACACACCGACTCGGGGGTCACGATCGACGCGACACAGGATGGCGAGCGTATCCTCATTCGCGTGATCGATTACGGACCCGGCCTCACCGAGGAGAGCAAGGCGCGCCTGTTCACGCCCTTCACGCGCTTCGGTGACACGACGAACAGCCACGGGCTTGGCCTCGGCGCCGCGGTTGCGCGCGGGCTCGCGGAAGGCGTGGGCGGCACGCTCACCGCCGACGATACTCCAGGAGGTGGGCTCACAATGGTGTTGTCACTGCCGCTCACGATCACCCCAGCCACCACCGACAGTGTGCCCACCCCCGCACACGAGACCACCACCGTTGGGAGCGCGTCATGA
- a CDS encoding potassium-transporting ATPase subunit C, which translates to MNSTLSGIVSAMWRSTRVLLALLVVLGLFYPAAVWVAGRAFAHNADGSMMSLDGRTVGSSLIAQDTSKDPALFHPRMSAGNYDGLASGGSNLSPIGEEITAQIAEHRALIARENGVDEAVVPADAVTASSSGLDPHISPEYARIQIERVAKNSGLSRSAVEQLVKKHTQGRTLGFAGEEVVNVNDLNLDLLAAKD; encoded by the coding sequence ATGAACTCGACACTCTCGGGCATCGTCTCCGCCATGTGGCGCTCCACGCGCGTCCTTCTTGCCCTTCTCGTTGTGCTTGGCCTGTTTTATCCGGCGGCCGTATGGGTCGCCGGCCGGGCGTTCGCTCACAATGCCGACGGTTCCATGATGAGCCTCGATGGCCGCACCGTCGGGTCGTCCCTGATCGCTCAGGACACGTCGAAGGATCCCGCCCTGTTCCACCCCCGGATGTCGGCGGGCAACTACGACGGTTTGGCTTCGGGCGGCTCGAACTTGAGCCCTATCGGTGAGGAGATCACCGCGCAGATCGCTGAGCATCGCGCCCTTATCGCTCGCGAGAACGGCGTTGATGAGGCCGTTGTCCCCGCGGATGCGGTGACCGCGAGTAGTTCCGGTCTCGACCCGCACATCAGCCCGGAGTATGCTCGTATCCAGATCGAACGAGTGGCGAAGAACTCGGGGCTTTCGCGGTCAGCTGTTGAACAGCTCGTCAAGAAGCACACCCAGGGGCGAACCCTCGGCTTTGCAGGTGAAGAGGTCGTCAACGTCAATGACCTGAACCTCGACCTGCTTGCGGCGAAGGACTGA
- the kdpB gene encoding potassium-transporting ATPase subunit KdpB — protein sequence MTQVQVTDRVSSQPHEEKTANSGSGFTPRALAKALPQALRKLNPAHMVRTPVMFIVEMGALITIIVGFFKPSVFVFSLAIWLFLTVVFANLAEAVAEGRGKAQADALRSAKTAAVGRVRREDGSIEEVCAAGLRPGDIVVVCAGETIPGDGDVVKGAATVDESAITGESAPVIRESGGDRSAVTGGTRVLSDEIEVRITSEPGNTFVDRMIDLVEGAQRQKTPNEIALSAFLSVLTLIFLFVVATLVPMADYAGAKQPIEVLIALLVCLIPTTIGALLSAIGIAGMDRLMRRNIMATSGRAVEAAGDVTTLLLDKTGTITVGDRQASAFIPAQGVSEDEIAYGALLSSLADETPEGRSIVEFATTTMGVGPIPENEYRNAEFIPFSAETRMSGVQRTPEHCIVKGAASEILKWVTAKRGTVTEDVNETVREISSDGGTALVVAEEKAGARRVLGSLHLKDVIKEGMTERFAHLRKMGIRTVMITGDNELTARAIAKEAGVDDYLAGAKPEDKLALIRSEQRGGNMVAMTGDGTNDAPALAQADVGVAMNTGTQAAKEASNMVDLDSDPTKLIEIVEIGKQLLITRGALTTFSIANDVAKYFAIVPAMFVSVFPGLDLLNVMRLSSPESAILSAVIFNALIIVALIPLALKGVKYRPGSANQLLGRNLLIYGLGGFIVPFIGIKLIDLVVSIIPGL from the coding sequence ATGACTCAGGTACAGGTGACCGACCGCGTTTCTTCGCAGCCTCACGAGGAGAAGACCGCGAATTCCGGATCAGGCTTCACGCCGCGCGCTCTTGCCAAGGCGCTCCCACAGGCGCTGCGCAAGTTGAACCCCGCGCACATGGTGCGCACGCCCGTCATGTTTATCGTCGAGATGGGCGCGCTCATCACGATCATCGTGGGCTTTTTCAAGCCGAGCGTGTTCGTGTTCTCGCTCGCGATCTGGCTGTTCCTCACGGTCGTGTTCGCGAACCTCGCCGAGGCTGTGGCTGAGGGTCGAGGTAAGGCGCAGGCCGATGCGCTCCGTTCCGCGAAGACAGCGGCCGTGGGCCGCGTGCGCCGCGAGGATGGAAGCATCGAGGAGGTTTGCGCCGCGGGTCTTCGCCCCGGTGACATCGTCGTGGTGTGTGCGGGCGAGACGATCCCGGGCGATGGCGACGTCGTCAAGGGTGCCGCGACGGTCGATGAGTCTGCGATTACGGGCGAATCTGCTCCCGTGATCCGCGAAAGCGGCGGCGACCGTTCGGCGGTCACGGGCGGCACGCGCGTCCTTTCGGACGAGATCGAGGTGCGCATAACCTCGGAGCCGGGCAACACGTTCGTGGACCGCATGATCGACCTCGTCGAGGGCGCGCAGCGGCAGAAGACCCCGAACGAGATCGCTCTTTCGGCGTTCCTTTCGGTGCTCACGCTCATCTTCTTGTTCGTCGTCGCAACGCTCGTTCCCATGGCCGATTACGCGGGCGCGAAGCAACCGATCGAGGTTCTCATCGCCCTGCTCGTGTGTCTTATCCCCACGACGATCGGCGCGCTCCTTTCGGCGATCGGTATCGCCGGCATGGATAGGCTCATGCGCCGCAACATCATGGCGACGTCGGGCCGTGCGGTCGAGGCCGCTGGCGACGTGACAACTCTGCTGTTGGACAAGACCGGCACGATCACGGTGGGTGATCGCCAGGCGAGCGCGTTCATTCCCGCCCAGGGCGTGAGCGAGGACGAGATTGCCTACGGCGCGCTATTGTCCTCTCTCGCGGACGAGACCCCCGAGGGTCGTTCGATCGTGGAGTTCGCGACGACGACCATGGGCGTTGGCCCGATTCCCGAAAACGAGTATCGAAACGCTGAGTTCATCCCGTTCAGCGCGGAAACGCGCATGAGCGGCGTGCAGCGCACTCCCGAGCACTGCATCGTCAAGGGCGCGGCTTCCGAGATCCTCAAGTGGGTCACCGCGAAGCGCGGAACCGTCACGGAGGATGTCAACGAGACTGTGCGGGAGATTTCTTCCGACGGTGGCACGGCCCTCGTCGTGGCCGAAGAGAAGGCCGGGGCCCGCCGCGTGCTCGGCAGCCTGCACCTCAAGGATGTCATCAAGGAAGGCATGACGGAGCGCTTCGCGCACCTTCGCAAGATGGGCATTCGCACCGTCATGATTACGGGCGACAACGAGCTGACGGCGCGTGCGATCGCGAAAGAGGCCGGCGTTGACGACTATCTCGCGGGTGCAAAGCCCGAGGATAAGCTCGCGCTGATCCGCAGTGAACAGCGCGGCGGCAACATGGTCGCGATGACGGGTGACGGCACGAATGACGCTCCGGCGCTTGCGCAGGCCGACGTCGGCGTGGCCATGAATACGGGCACGCAGGCCGCGAAGGAAGCGAGCAACATGGTCGATCTCGATTCGGATCCGACCAAGCTCATCGAGATTGTCGAGATCGGCAAGCAACTTCTCATCACGCGCGGTGCTCTCACGACGTTCTCGATCGCGAACGACGTCGCGAAGTATTTCGCGATCGTTCCCGCGATGTTCGTGAGCGTGTTCCCCGGCCTCGATCTGCTCAACGTCATGCGCCTGAGTTCACCCGAGTCGGCGATCCTCTCGGCCGTGATCTTCAACGCGCTCATCATCGTTGCGCTCATTCCTCTCGCGCTCAAGGGCGTGAAGTATCGGCCGGGTTCTGCAAACCAGCTCCTCGGCCGCAACCTGCTCATCTATGGCCTGGGCGGATTCATCGTTCCTTTCATCGGGATCAAGCTCATCGACCTCGTCGTGAGCATCATTCCCGGGCTCTAA
- a CDS encoding helix-turn-helix domain-containing protein, translating to MIETNKNEVIVSSVIEAGMNISEAVKRFGISRQWVYTLIQRYQQDGLTGLQSRSCRPHHHPHQCPPHVVDHVLRLRATLIEQVLDGGAESIWARLDEHERPSVSTIWRILKKHNCVVPQPHKKPRSAWKRFEAAAPNEMW from the coding sequence ATGATTGAAACAAACAAAAACGAAGTAATCGTCTCCAGCGTTATCGAAGCAGGCATGAACATCAGCGAGGCCGTGAAGCGTTTCGGCATCTCACGCCAATGGGTCTACACCCTGATCCAGCGTTACCAACAAGACGGCCTGACAGGCCTGCAGTCCCGCTCATGCAGACCCCACCATCACCCCCACCAATGCCCACCCCACGTGGTGGATCACGTGCTGCGGTTACGCGCCACGCTGATCGAGCAAGTTCTTGATGGCGGGGCTGAAAGCATATGGGCGCGTCTTGACGAACACGAACGCCCCAGCGTGAGCACGATCTGGAGAATCCTCAAAAAGCACAACTGCGTTGTGCCTCAACCCCACAAGAAACCACGATCAGCATGGAAACGATTCGAAGCCGCAGCACCTAATGAAATGTGGTAA